ACATCGGCTGCTTTAGTATAGATACCACCACCAACACGAGCGAATAAAGCAATAGATGAAGCTCCCAATGAAAACCCTGAAAGTACGTTTAATACCATCGCTAAATTTTCTGCACCAGGCCAGAGGTTTTGATAAATCATAAATAAGCCACTTAAGCCTAAAATTCCTAAACCTACAACTCCAAGTCCCATTACGGCACCACCAGCAAAGGCAACTTCTAAAGCTCGTCCCAAAGATGTTCTAGCGGCTTGTGTGGTTCTTACATTCGCTTTGGTAGCAACCTTCATACCTATAAATCCTGCAAGTGCAGAACATATAGCTCCAATAACAAACGAAACGGCTACAATACCGCTCGATCCAACTTCCGATATACCCTTGAAGTATAACAAAATGGCTACGGCTACCACAAAAATTGATAAAATTTTGTATTCTGCTTTTAAAAAAGACATGGCGCCATCGGCAATATTTTTGGCAATCCGAATCATTTTTTCATCGCCTTGGTCCTGCTTAGTCACCCAAGCACTTTTAATAAAGACGAACACTAATGCACCTACCCCGAAGAGCGGTAATAATTTGATTATTAATTCCATAAGAGTTAGTTGATTTTTTGGTTGTTGTTAATTTTACCAAGCTAAAAATAAGGAAATATAATTAATAAAAAAAGCCACCTTTAGTTAAAGATGACTCATTTATTTTACGATATTTTAAGAATACACTAATTAGATAGTAAAAGTGCGTTTTTTCTTGTGCTCGCTTTTATCATAACGATCTACACATTCGTGGTAAATTTTAATTGCTTGTTCAGCATTTCCCCAACCACCTGTATCAACTTTTTTCTTCTCTAAATCTTTATAAACTTGGAAAAAATGTTCTATTTCTTTTAATCTGTGTGGGTTTAAATCAGCTATATCCATTTTGTTACTCCAAATAGGATCTGATACTGGTACACAAATAATTTTTTCGTCTGGTCCTTTTTCATCCGTCATGTAAAACACACCAATTGGACGAACTTCCATTACAACCATTGGAAATGTTGGCTGATGACCTAAAACTAGCACATCTAAAGGGTCTTTATCTAACGCTAGAGTTTCTGGAATAAATCCATAATCACCAGGATACATCATTGAAGAAAATAACATACGGTCAAAACGAATTTTGTGTAATGTAAAATCGTATTCGTATTTATTTCTACTCCCTTTAGGTATTTCAATTAAAACATCAAAAGTTAACGGTTGTTGTTTCTTGCTCATATTAAATCTTATTTTATTTTTCTTCTAAAAGAGAAGAATCTTAATTTTCTGTAATCAAGGTACAAATGTACTGAACACGAAAGCAGTAAACAAGATAAAAACACGTGTTTTAATACTAAATTGAAAGCTTAATTCTAATTTTACCTTATATTAATTAAGAATTAAAAAGATACACATTGTAATTCAATTCGTGTTTTATTTGAAAATCCGGGCTATTTCTCCATAAACCCCTTACATTAATTACAAAACTTATCCATAATTAGTATCTTGTGTTTTTTTAAAACCAATGATATATAAGCGTCATAATATGAGACTACTCCCAATTTTAATCATAACTATTTTAGTTAATTTCAATTTAACGGCACAAACCCAACCGTGGCAAGGTAAATTCGAACCTATCGATAATTTAATTACTCCACCAAACACTTACAGAACAGCTAGTGGTGCTCCCGGCAGAGATTATTGGCAGCAACGCGCTAACTATAACATTAAAGCGACTATAGACGAAAAAACCAACACCCTTTCAGGGGAAGAAACCATAACCTATTTTAACAATTCTCCAGATGAATTATCATACTTATGGCTTCAATTAGAGCAAAACGTAAACAAAAAAGAAAACGAAGATTTTGGTAGTATTAATAATGAAGTAAAAGATTTTATTACCACCAGAAAAATGCAATTTCTAACCCGCGCTATCGATTTCCCCGCTGGTTACTCCATAAAAGAAGTAAAGGATGCAAATAAGGACAACCTAAAAATATTGATTAACAACACCATGATGAAGGTTAAATTAAATGCGCCTTTAAAATCTGGTGAACAAATTAGTTTTTCAATCTCGTGGTCTTACCCAATAACAGACAGAAGTATGTATACGCTTTCGCGAGAAGGGTATGAATACTTTCCGGAAGATGATAACAGTGCCTTTTTAATTGCACATTGGTTTCCTAGAATGGCCGTATATAGCGATACTGAAGGTTGGCAAAACCAACAATTCCAAAAACTTGGTGAGTTTGCTTTAGAATTTGGAGATTACGATGTTGAAATTACAGTACCTGCCGATCATGTTGTTGCTGCAACTGGTACGTTAGAGAACAGCGAATCTGTATTAAACAAAACACAACTTAAACGCTTAAAGCAAGCAAAAGCTTCTTTTGACAAACCGGTAATCATTATTACTGAAGAAGAAGCCGACCTTAATAAGAAAACAAAATCTAACAATAAAAAAACTTGGAAGTTTAAAGCTGAAAATGTACGTGATTTTGCTTTTGCTTCATCTAGAAAATTTATGTGGGATGCACAAGCTGTAAAACTACCAAGCCATACAGTTATGGCTATGTCACTTTACCCAAAAGAGGGCTTACCTGTTTGGCAAGAAGTCTCTACAAAAGCGGTAAAAAACGCCTTAGAGGTTTACTCTAACGCTACTTTCGATTACCCTTATCCTGTTGCTATTTCGGTTAACACATCTAATATAGGTATGGAATTCCCAATGATTAGTTTCAACGGAGGCCGCCCAACAAATGGTAAAATAAGCGAAAAAGCTAAAGCAAGCATGATTGGTACTATTATACATGAAGTAGGGCACAATTGGTTCCCTATGATTGTAAGTTCTGATGAGCGTAAATGGATGTGGATGGACGAAGGATTAAACACCTTTTTACACCAACGTACTTTAAAGGAAAGATACCCTTCTTACAGCCACGTAACTCCGAAAAAAATTGTTGCTTTTATGATGGGAGATAAAAACATATTACGCCCAATTATGACAAATTCAGATAATGAACTATTCAACCAATTTGGAGCGAATTTCTACATGAAACCAACTGTAGGATTACAAATGTTACGTAACTCTATTATAGGTAAAGATTTATTTGACGAAGCTTTCAGAGAATATGCTAACCGTTGGAAATACAAACATCCAAACCCAGGAGATTTATTTAGAACCTTAGAAGATGCAACTGCTACCGATTTAGATTGGTTTTATAAAGGATGGTTTTTTACAACCGACCACGTTAACCAACAACTACATAATGTAAAATGGTTTACAGTAAAAGAGGAAAACACAAAAACTTCTAAAAACAATAATACTGAAGCAGAAATGACGGAGGATGTTTTTACAGATTTCTCGAACGGACCACAAGTTATAAATATGACATCTACACCAGATCGAGGATATGGTCAATTTACATCTCGCTTAGATGAAAAAGAATTACGCAAACAACTTTCTGGTAAAAACATTTACGAGGTTACTGTAAAAAATATAGGCGGCTTAATTATGCCTGTTATTATTGAATGGATTTACTCTGATGGTTCTTCGGAAATTGATAGAATTCCTGCTCAAATTTGGAGACGAAATGAATATGAAATTAAAAAGACATTCGTAAAAGCCAAAACAGTTGTTAAGGTAAATTTAGATCCTAACTTTGAGCTTGCCGATACAGATATGAGTAACAATACATTCCCGAAAGCAGATTCAACTTCCGACTTCGATCGCTTTAAAGCAAAAAAATCAAACTAAATCAGTTTTAAAATACACCGCATAAAAAAGCCAACTAAATTATTTAGTTGGCTTTTTTTATAATCTTAAAATACAGCTTAACCTTAAGCTTCTTTTTCTTTCTTCTTAAAACTCATAATTACCAAAATTATCATTCCGGTAGTAACCGATAAATCGGCCATATTAAAAACACCTGTTCTAAAAACACCTCCTAAATCTATAAAGAAAAAATCGGTTACAGAACCATAAACCACACGATCGTAAACATTAGCAATACCACCACCTATAATGCTAGCAAAAGCAAAAAGTGATAGATTATCTAAACTCGTATCTTTTAAAATATGACGAAGTACAAATGCTAAGACAACAATAGGTAGAATTAATAATAAAATAATTCTTAAGGCTGGGTTTAAATCGCTACCCATACCTAAAAAAGCACCGGTATTTTCAACATTCATTAAAATAAAAGCATCTCCAATTAAAAAAATACGTTCACCCGGATGAATATCTGTACGACCAACAATAGTATTTCTAACCCATATTTTCGAAATTTGATCGACAGCAATGGTTAAAACAATGACTAGAATAATGTAAATTGAGCGTTTTGTAAGTTTCATCTACTTATTTGTATCTAACGTTGCAGAAGCCGTTTCCGAAGCTCTATTTATTTTTTTAACTAAACCTTGCAAAACCTTACCTGGGCCAACTTCAGTAAATAAAGTAGCTCCGTCTTCTATCATTTGTTGTACAGATTGTGTCCAACGTACAGGAGCTGTAAGTTGTGAAATTAAATTTGCTTTTATTTCCGACTCATCGGTAATAGCAGTTGCTGCTACGTTTTGATAAATTGGACAATTTGGTTTGCTAAAGGTTGTGTTTTCTATAGCTGCGGCTAACTCCTCACGAGCTGGCTCCATCATTGGTGAGTGAAATGCTCCACCGACCGGTAATACTAAAGCACGTCTTGCTCCAGCTTCTTTTAAAGCCTCACAAGCTTTGTTTATTGCTTCAACTTCTCCCGAAATCACTAATTGACCTGGGCAGTTGTAATTTGCAGCTACAACAACACCATCAATCTCTTCACATACTTTTTCTACTACAGCATCTTCTAAACCTAAAACGGCAGCCATAGTACTTGGTTGTAATTCACAAGCTTTTTGCATCGCAATAGCACGTTGAGACACCAGTTTTAATCCGTCTTCAAAAGTTAATGCACCACTAGCTACTAATGCTGAAAACTCACCTAAAGAATGTCCTGCAACCATATCTGGTTTAAAGCTTTCGCCTAAAGTTTTTGCTAATATTACTGAATGTAAAAATATAGCGGGTTGTGTTACTTTAGTTTCTTTTAAAGCTTCTGCAGTTCCTTCAAACATAATGTCTGTAATAGGAAACCCTAAAATCTCATTAGCTTTTTCGAATAAACTTTGTGCTAAAGGAGAGTTTTCATAAAGGTCTAAACCCATTCCTGAAAATTGTGCCCCTTGGCCTGGAAAAATATATGCGTTCATAATTAGTTCTTTTATTAGTGTTGCAAAAATAGTAATTATTGGCTATTATCAATGGTTTTAATGATTTTAGCGGTATTAACAATAAAATAAATCCTGCCTAGCAATCTATAAATTACCCGTTGCTGCTTCCGCACAACGTTCACCATCCATAGCCGCAGAAACAATACCACCTGCATAACCTCCACCTTCTCCGCAAGGAAATAAATTGGAAATTTGAGGATGTGCTAAACTCTCTTTTCGAGGAATAGAAACTGGTGATGATGTTCTAGATTCTACACCAACCACATTGGCTTCTTCTGTATAATAACCATTCATTTTTTGTCCGAATGCTTGAAAGCCTTTTCGTAACCTACTCCCGATTAATTTCGGTAAAAGCGAATGTAAAGGCGCCGAATTTAATCCCGGTTGGTATGATGTATCATTTAAACTTGAAGATAAATTACCTTCCACAAAATCAGTTAAACGTTGTGCTGGCGCTACCTGACTTCTTCCGCCAGCCGTAAAGGCCAAACGTTCTAAATTCTTCTGATATTCCAAACCTTTTAACGCTCCAAATTGCTCATATTTAGGTAAATCTTTATTAACATCTATTTCTACTACAATACCAGAATTGGCATATAGATTATTCCGTTTAGACGGCGACATACCATTTACAACAACTTCTCCATTTGCTGTAGCTGCCGGCACAATAAATCCGCCAGGACACATACAAAATGAGTACACACCACGTTCGTTAACCTGCTGTACTAACCCGTAAGATGCGGCTGGTAAAAGTTCATGACGAGCGCCAGAACAATGGTATTGAATAGAATCGATAATATGTTGCGGATGTTCTACACGAACGCCCATAGCAAAGGATTTGGCCTCTAAAGCGATGTCCTTTTTATCTAATAAATAAAAAATATCTCTAGCCGAATGCCCTGTTGCTAGAATAACCTTATCAACAGGCATTTCTTCTTTATTTAAAAGCTGAATGGCCTTTATGCTATTATCTTTAATAACAAAATCGGTAACTCGGGTTTCAAAATGAACTTCTCCACCATAATTCAATATGGTTTCTCGAATATTTTGAACCACTTTCGGGAGTTTATTTGTTCCTATATGCGGATGTGCATCGACCAAAATTTGATCGGTTGCGCCATGAAAAACTAAATTCTCAAAAATACGGCGTACATCACCACGCTTTAAACTTCGGGTGTAAAGTTTACCATCGCTGTAAGTTCCTGCTCCACCTTCACCAAAGCAATAGTTAGAATCTTCGTTTACAAAATGATCTTGATTTATTGCTTTTAAATCGCGACGACGATCTTTCACATTTTTTCCGCGCTCTAAAACAATAGGTTTAAAGCCAAGTTCAATACAACGCAACGCCGCATACATCCCTGCAGGACCAAAACCAATGATATGAACTGGTTTCGCCTTAGATACATCTTTATAATCAAAAGTATAATCGGATGTTTTTGGCAGAGCTTCTCGAATATAAACAGCTACTTTATAGTTCAGCATAATCTTAGCCTTTCGAGCATCAATAGATTTTCTTAAAACTTTTACTCCTGTAATATCTTTTCGATCTATTTCTAACTTTAAAGCAGCCTTTAAAACTAGAATATCACTACGTTCTTCTTCTTTTAATGTAATACGAAGTTGAATTTCTTTCACCATAAATATTGAAGTTCTCTAAAGCAACAAACCTTTTGCTTTTCTATTTTCTTTCGTAAGTTAAAAACGTAAATTCATAATCGTGCTTATCATCTTTATTATGAAATTTATGCGCTGTTTCTTTCCAAATTGAAGTATCTACTTCCGGAAAAAAAGTATCGGCATCAAAGCTTTCATGTACACGTGTTAATTCAATTTTATCAGCAACTGCCATGGCTTGCTTATAGATTTCACCACCACCAATAATGTAGGGTTGCACATCGCTTTTAGAAGCCTCAATAGCTTCTTCTAAACTATTAACTAATATTACACCTTCTGGCGCTTTGTAATCTGTTTGTCTTGTAATTACAACATGTGTACGGTTTGGTAATGGCTTTGGGAAACTCTCAAATGTTTTGCGCCCCATAATGATATGATGGCCATTTGTTAAGCTTTTAAATCGTTTTAAATCATCACTTAAATGCCAAATAAGTTTATTGCCTTTTCCTATAGCATCGTTTTCCGCTGCAGCGACAATAATAGTAAGTTCTTGCTTACCTGTACTTATAGCTTCTTTTACCTTCTGTTCACTTTTAAAAACCTCACTTTTCACAATAAGTTTCTCTTCTTTATCTAAAGTGCTTTTTAAAGCTTCAATACGTACTTGCTGTTTTGCTACAAGTTTTTCTAATTGTTCTTTTTCCCAAGCTTTACCCATAAATTTATGAGTAACAAACACAGTAATTAAATGATATACAAAGAAAAACGACCACGCTAGAATAGCGTATAAAAACCATTCTTTACCAAAAAAAGTAACCTCTTTACCAATACCTAAAACGGTATTAGCAATTATTAAAAAAACAGCACCAAGAAGAAATATAACAAAATGAATGTACAATCCTTTCTTTTGCCTAATGCGTTTTTGAGCATTTTCTATAAGCTCTAATTGGTCTTTATCTATTTGTGGAGTGGGTCTTTTTTTTCCGAACATGATGTAAAAATAATAGATGTAAAGTTATAACATTTTAATGATATGCCGAAGTTTATTTAATTAGTCATATTTTAGAGAAACACTAGCTTAATAAGCTCTAAAACTAATTGAAAATCAAGCAAAAAGCCGATTTAACGATTGCTAATAATATAAAATTCAGCCTAATTTTATTATTTACCATGAAATAATTAGAACCCATATTATTAAATTGATAATTTTTTGATGTTAAGGCGTTTAAATGATTATGAGTTAATAAACTTTTATAAATTTGTAGAATAAAACAACATATTTTACTATGGCTATTAAAAAACAATATTTAAAAAGCAAACCAGTTTGTAAAGTAACTTTTACTATTGAAGCTGAGGAGGCAAAAAAAGTTTCTATTGTTGGGAGCTTTAATGAATGGAACGAAAAAGCAACACCGTTAAAAAAATTAAAGAACGGAACATTTAAAGGCACTGTTGATTTAGATGCTGAGAATTCTTATGAATTCAAATATATAGTTGACGGAGATTACGTTAACGACTCTGCTGCAGACTCTTATGTTTGGAGCGATTACGCTTCTGCTGAGAATAGCGTTGTTAGTGTTTAATTACCATATCAATACGGTATAAAAAAAGGGCTTCTAAAAAATTTTAGAAGCCCTTTTTTTATGTTTTATCTCTCACGAATCTTAAATCGCTACTTTTCCTTTTATATGTGGATGTGGATCGTAACCTTCTAAAGTGAAATCATCAAAATCGAAATCAAAAATGTCTTTAATTTCAGGATTCATCTTCATTGTTGGCAACGGACGAATATCTCTAGATAATTGCAGCTCTAATTGCTCGTAATGATTACTATAAATATGCGCATCTCCAAAGGTATGAATAAACTCACCAGCCTCGTAACCGCAAACCTGAGCCATCATCATGGTGAATAAGGCATAAGAAGCAATATTGAATGGTACACCTAAAAAGATATCTGCACTACGCTGATAAAGCTGACAAGACAATTTACCATTAGCCACATAAAATTGAAAAAACGCGTGACATGGAGGCAACGCAGCTTTTCCGTTCGCCACATTTTCACTAAAAGATTTTGAATTATCTGGTAAAACAGAAGGATTCCAAGCAGAAACCAACATTCTACGACTGTTTGGGTTGGTTTTTAAACTATGGATTACTTCTTTAATTTGATCAATTTCATCACTATTCCAGTTACGCCATTGATGCCCGTAAACAGGCCCCAGATCTCCATTTTCATCGGCCCATTCATTCCAAATGCGCACACCGTTTTCGGTTAAATATTTGGTATTGGTATCACCTTTTAAGAACCAAAGCAGCTCATAAATGATAGATTTTAAATGCAGTTTTTTGGTGGTTACCATCGGAAAACCTTCACTTAAATCGAAGCGCATTTGGTATCCAAAAACACTTTTTGTGCCTGTACCCGTGCGGTCTCCCTTTTCGTTTCCGTTTTCTAAAACGTGTTTTACTAAGTCGTGATATTGTTTCATAATTATCGCTCCTGCAGAAACAGGGTTCTATTATTTAGTGATTGTTTATTACCTTGAAATAACTACAAATAGTTAGTAACAAAATTAGTAAAAACAATTGTTTATTTAATCTTCTGTAAAAATTAAGCTGTATACTTTTGTAAAGTTACTGTCTTCGCAGGAATTGTTTACCCAATAATCATTCCAGCAATAGTTGCTGAGATTAAAGAAGCAATGGTACCACCAATAAGTGCTTTCATACCAAATTTGGATAAGGTTTTACGTTGCCCTGGAGCAAGCGAACCAATACCACCAATTTGGATACCAATAGAAGCAAAATTAGCAAACCCACAAAGCATGTAGGTTGCCATAATTATCGATTTCTCGTAACTTAAATGGGTAGCATTTGCCGCATTTTTTAAATCGCGCAATTGTATGTACCCAATAAATTCACTAGCTGCCAATTTAATACCTAAAAGCTGCCCCATTAAAGCCATATCCTCTTTAGCTACACCAATAAGCCACATAAGCGGCGCAAAGGCATAACCTAAAATAAGTTCGATAGATAATTTAGCGTAGGATGTGTTACTAGCAATCCAACTGTTTACAGATGTTACATCTCCAACCCAGCCAAGAATACCGTTAAACATAGCTATAAAAGCCACAAACACTAATAACATAGCACCAACATTCACGGCTAGTTTTAAGCCTTCGGTAGTTCCATTTGCAATAGCATCTAAAAAGTTAGATCCTATTTTTTCTTGAGAAACAGAAACATCGGTATTTACTTCTTCTGTTTGAGGGAATAATATTTTTGAAATTACAATAGCACCTGGCGCTGCCATAACAGAGGCTGCTAACAAGTGTTTTGCATAGAATAATCTTAACTCAGCATCATCGCCACCTAAAAAACCAATGTATGCAGCCAATACTGCTCCCGCAACGGTTGCCATACCACCGATCATTACCAATAGCATTTCAGATTTATTCATTTTCTCCAAATACGCCTTAATTAAAAGTGGCGCTTCTGTTTGGCCTAAAAAAATATTTCCGGCAACACTTAAACTTTCGGCTCCCGAAATTTTTAATGTTTTTGAAAGCAACCAAGCCATAGCCTTTACGACGCGCTGAATGATACCTAAATAAAATAAAACAGATGTTAATGCAGAAAAGAATATAATAGTTGGTAGCACTTGGAACGCGAAAATAAATCCGAACGTATCCATATCTACCACTAAACCTTCGAAAAGAAACTTACTTCCAGCTCTTGTAAAATCGAGTACGTTTACAAATAAGCCTCCAATAAATTCAAAAATAGTTTTTATAAATTCTACTTTTAAAACGCCTATAGCAATTAAAAGTTGAAAAGCTAAACCGACAACAACAATTTTCCAGTCAATAGCCTTTCTATTGCTACTAAAAAGAAACGCTACAAAAATAAGCGTAACCATACCTAAAACACCACGCCATAAACTGTTTAAAGTAAACCCTTGGCTAGGTATTATAGTTGCAGTTGCTACTTGCGGTTCTGGTTGTACAGACTCGACAACTTGAGCGACATTTAATTCTGCTTTAGTAACCACTACCGAATCTTGCAGAGCATTGCTAACAGAATCTGTAGTTTGGCTAATTTCGGCAGTTATTGTTTCGTTTACATCCTGTGCCGTTAATGTTGTAGTTAGAACTAAAAAAAAAGCAACAGTAATCAAAAACAACTTATTCATATTATAGACTTAGGTATTATTCTCTTTTGGAAATTTCATCACGAATATGTGCTGCCTTTTCATAATCTTCATTCGAAACAGCTTCTTCTAGTAAGTTGTGAAGTTCTTCGATAGATTTTGCTTTGTAGTTTTCTCCTGGTTCTTGAGGCTCAAGCTCATTTGCAACCAACTCATCCATCAAAATATTATCTTCCGTATCATCATCCTCTTTTTTAGGATTCACTTTTAAGTAAATACCCGCTTTATCAAGAATGTTTTTAAACGTAAAAATTGGAGCTTGAAAGCGAAGTGCTAAAGCTATAGCATCACTAGTTCTGGCATCGATTATTTCTTCAATTTTATCGCGTTCGCAAATTAAACTTGAATAAAAAACGCCATCTACAAGCTTATGGATAATAACTTGTTTTACAACAATATCGAAGCGGTCTGCAAAATTTTTAAATAAATCATGTGTTAAGGGTCTTGGAGGACTAATTTCTTTCTCTAAAGCAATAGCAATAGATTGCGCCTCGAAAGCCCCAATAACTATAGGGAGTTTGCGGTCGCCATCTACTTCATTTAAAATTAATGCATACGCACCATTTTGGGTTTGACTATAGGAAATCCCCTTTATGTTTAATCTTACTAAACTCATAATTAATAAAAACGCAAAGAACTGTTTAAATTAGGACTTTACCAACTGCATGATGGATAAATTCTAATTTAATCAGTTCTGAATATTATTACAATTTAAAAAAAAATATGTTATTGCTGCGCTTTGAAAGCTTTTAATTTCTCGATGAGTTCTGGAATAACCTGAAAAGCATCTCCAACTACTCCGTAATCGGCTGCTTTAAAAAACGGCGCTTCTGGATCTGTATTAACGACAACTTTCACTTTAGAAGCATTAATACCTGCTAAATGCTGAATAGCACCAGAGATTCCGATAGCGATATACAAATTAGACGCTACAGGTTTTCCTGTTTGCCCAACGTGTTCACTATGTGGTCTCCATCCTAAATCTGACACTGGTTTAGAGCAAGCTGTTGCTGCACCTAAAACTTCGGCCAATTCTTCAATCATTCCCCAGTTTTCAGGACCTTTTAATCCACGACCACCAGAGACTACAATTTCTGCATCTGCAATAGTTACTTTATCTGTGGCTTTATCTACAGACTCAACGTTTACAGCAAATTCTGGAATGGCAGGCGAAAAATCTTCCGCGGAAGCGCTACCACTATTTTCTACTAAACCAAATGCATTATTAGAAACGCCAATGATTTTAACTTCGGTATTTATTTGCGTGTTTTCGAAAGCTTTATTTGTAAAAGCGGGACGTTTAACAGTAAAAGGACTTGTGCTAGATGGTGCTGCTACAACATTAGAAGCGTAACCTGCATTTAATCCTACCGCTAAAAGTGGTGCTAAATATTTACTATCGGCACTAGAGCTGATAATAATAACTTTAGCACTTTCGTTTTCGGCCGCTTGCTTAATAACATGTGCATAAGCATTAGCGTTAAAACTATTTAATTTATCATTATTAACATGTAACACTTTATCTACTCCGTAATTCCCTAAAACAGATGTATCTGCGGCATTTACGCTAATAGCTGTAACAGTTGTGCCTAATTGGTCTGCTACGGCTTTTGCATAAGAAGCAACTTCTAACGCTGCTTTTTTAAAGTGACCTTGTTCTGATTCTGTATATACTAAAACTGACATAATATATTCTTTATTTTTTTAATTTCCACGAAAGTGAAAATATCATTAATGATTTTGTAAACTTGAAAAGACTCTGAAATTAAACTCAGACTTAATCCTTTTCTTTAAATAACCTTAGCTTCGTTATGAAGTAAGCTTACCAACTCGTCTAAATTATCTGGAGAAACCAAAGTAACTGCACCTTTTGGAGCTGGTTTTTCAAAAGAAACAGATTGTGTTTCAGGAGAAGCTTCTACAGGTTCTGATACTGTTAATGGTTTTTTACGAGCCATCATAATACCACGCATATTTGGAATACGTAAATCACTTTCTTCTACCAATCCTTTTTGTCCACCAACTACTAATGGTAAACTTGTAGAAACGGTTTCTTTACCACCATCGATTTCTCTAACCGCTTTAGCACTTGTACCGTCTATTTCTAAACCAATACAGCTATTTACAAAATTTGCATTAGTTAAAGCCGCAAGCATACCAGGCACCATTCCGCCATTGTAATCAATAGATTCACGACCAGCAATAACTAAATCGTAACCACCATTACTAACAACATGGGCTAATTGCTTAGCTACAGAAAAAGCATCGGTAGCTACTGTATTTATGCGTATTGCAGCGTCTGCACCAATAGCCAAAGCTTTACGTAATGTAGGCTCGGTTTCTGGACCACCAACATTTACAACATCTACACTGGCACCTTGTTTTTCCTTAAACCACATGGCACGTGTTAAACCAAATTCATCATAAGGATTTATCACAAATTGTACGCCATTGGCATCAAACTTAGTATTGTCTTCTGTAAAATTAATCTTAGAAGTGGTATCGGGAACGTGGCTAATGCACACTAATATTTTCATAATAATCGCTATTTAGTAAGAATATGTTTGTTTGAGTTTACGAAGTTAATTATTTTATTTCGAAAAATACTATGCATGCATAATAAATTTTTGTTTTTATTTTAATTTCCTTCTTTAATTAACAATTTAATATTGCAAATATTTTATTCAAGACAGTATATAACT
The window above is part of the Algibacter sp. L3A6 genome. Proteins encoded here:
- a CDS encoding NupC/NupG family nucleoside CNT transporter, translated to MNKLFLITVAFFLVLTTTLTAQDVNETITAEISQTTDSVSNALQDSVVVTKAELNVAQVVESVQPEPQVATATIIPSQGFTLNSLWRGVLGMVTLIFVAFLFSSNRKAIDWKIVVVGLAFQLLIAIGVLKVEFIKTIFEFIGGLFVNVLDFTRAGSKFLFEGLVVDMDTFGFIFAFQVLPTIIFFSALTSVLFYLGIIQRVVKAMAWLLSKTLKISGAESLSVAGNIFLGQTEAPLLIKAYLEKMNKSEMLLVMIGGMATVAGAVLAAYIGFLGGDDAELRLFYAKHLLAASVMAAPGAIVISKILFPQTEEVNTDVSVSQEKIGSNFLDAIANGTTEGLKLAVNVGAMLLVFVAFIAMFNGILGWVGDVTSVNSWIASNTSYAKLSIELILGYAFAPLMWLIGVAKEDMALMGQLLGIKLAASEFIGYIQLRDLKNAANATHLSYEKSIIMATYMLCGFANFASIGIQIGGIGSLAPGQRKTLSKFGMKALIGGTIASLISATIAGMIIG
- a CDS encoding electron transfer flavoprotein subunit alpha/FixB family protein; amino-acid sequence: MSVLVYTESEQGHFKKAALEVASYAKAVADQLGTTVTAISVNAADTSVLGNYGVDKVLHVNNDKLNSFNANAYAHVIKQAAENESAKVIIISSSADSKYLAPLLAVGLNAGYASNVVAAPSSTSPFTVKRPAFTNKAFENTQINTEVKIIGVSNNAFGLVENSGSASAEDFSPAIPEFAVNVESVDKATDKVTIADAEIVVSGGRGLKGPENWGMIEELAEVLGAATACSKPVSDLGWRPHSEHVGQTGKPVASNLYIAIGISGAIQHLAGINASKVKVVVNTDPEAPFFKAADYGVVGDAFQVIPELIEKLKAFKAQQ
- a CDS encoding bifunctional nuclease family protein, which produces MSLVRLNIKGISYSQTQNGAYALILNEVDGDRKLPIVIGAFEAQSIAIALEKEISPPRPLTHDLFKNFADRFDIVVKQVIIHKLVDGVFYSSLICERDKIEEIIDARTSDAIALALRFQAPIFTFKNILDKAGIYLKVNPKKEDDDTEDNILMDELVANELEPQEPGENYKAKSIEELHNLLEEAVSNEDYEKAAHIRDEISKRE
- a CDS encoding thymidylate synthase; this encodes MKQYHDLVKHVLENGNEKGDRTGTGTKSVFGYQMRFDLSEGFPMVTTKKLHLKSIIYELLWFLKGDTNTKYLTENGVRIWNEWADENGDLGPVYGHQWRNWNSDEIDQIKEVIHSLKTNPNSRRMLVSAWNPSVLPDNSKSFSENVANGKAALPPCHAFFQFYVANGKLSCQLYQRSADIFLGVPFNIASYALFTMMMAQVCGYEAGEFIHTFGDAHIYSNHYEQLELQLSRDIRPLPTMKMNPEIKDIFDFDFDDFTLEGYDPHPHIKGKVAI
- a CDS encoding dihydrofolate reductase, which encodes MFGKKRPTPQIDKDQLELIENAQKRIRQKKGLYIHFVIFLLGAVFLIIANTVLGIGKEVTFFGKEWFLYAILAWSFFFVYHLITVFVTHKFMGKAWEKEQLEKLVAKQQVRIEALKSTLDKEEKLIVKSEVFKSEQKVKEAISTGKQELTIIVAAAENDAIGKGNKLIWHLSDDLKRFKSLTNGHHIIMGRKTFESFPKPLPNRTHVVITRQTDYKAPEGVILVNSLEEAIEASKSDVQPYIIGGGEIYKQAMAVADKIELTRVHESFDADTFFPEVDTSIWKETAHKFHNKDDKHDYEFTFLTYERK
- a CDS encoding isoamylase early set domain-containing protein; this translates as MAIKKQYLKSKPVCKVTFTIEAEEAKKVSIVGSFNEWNEKATPLKKLKNGTFKGTVDLDAENSYEFKYIVDGDYVNDSAADSYVWSDYASAENSVVSV